CAAAGCCATTTTATTCTTTGAAGGACAACGTTCAGGAAACTTGCCTGCAAATCAGAGAGTGAAGTGGAGGGGAGACTCCGCACTCTCTGATGGCAAGGCTGAAAATGTATGAAATTCATTTGCTTGAAGATaattaatgtggtgcacatggttTAAATGACATGTTTTAGAACTTCCGTTAGTGGGTAATTAACTAGTATAATAACCTTGTCCTTGGTAAAGAAAATTGGATGAAAGTAGTGAGCAAGATGTGTCTAATCAATCTCATGCAAACCTAGCTCTGAAtgctcattttttcaaaaactaaTTATGTTTGACACGTTAATTTAGGGCTGGATTTTGATAGGTGAATTTGATCGGAGGATACTATGATGCGGGTGACAACGTCAAGTTTGTATGGCCAATGGCATTTACTGTCAGCTTGTTGAGTTGGACAGCGATTGAGTACGAGAAAGAGATATCTTCTGTGAACCAACTTGGCCATCTCCGCACAGCAATCCGTTGGGGTACTAACTTCTTATTGAAAGCTCACTCTTCACCTACCACGCTGTATACCCAggttcttctcttcttctataCATGAAAATAATGTGTCCTGCTTAATCACAAGTATGTATATGGTCAATTTCAATCAATTAATGATACTGCTTTCATAGGTGGGAGATGGGAATTCGGATCACAAGTGCTGGGAGCGTCCTGAGGACATGGACACCTCTCGAACTCTGTATAAGATCACTTCTAAGTCTCCAGGCACTGAGGCAGCAGCTGAGGCTTCCGCTGCTCTTTCTGCAGCATCAATTGTCTTCAAAGGGATTGATTCCCATTATTCAAGGCGTCTATTAAGCCGATCAAGAACAGTAAATAGCATAATTCAAGTTCATTCGTGCCCATAAAAGCTTTGATATGAGTTGCATCTAACTAATCAAATATGTTCTGCAGCTGTTTGAATTTGCAGACATGTATAGAGGATCTTACCAGGCTTCTTGCCCTTTCTATTGCTCGTATTCAGGGTACCAGGTAGAAAAACAAGACAGCTAAAGAAAGTTTTAGCCTATCAGAAAAGATGGGCCCTTGCTTGTTATTTACATGTAACTTTATCATTTCCaactttttgaaggatgagTTGTTGTGGGCTGCGGCTTGGCTATACAAGGCAAGTGGAGAAAGTAGGTACTTGAGCTATGTTTCAGGCAACCAAGGATGGAGTCAGGCAGTCTCTGAGTTCAGTTGGGATAACAAATTTGTTGGAGCTCAGACACTATTGGCCAAGGTATAACTATTGATTAAAAAACTTGTTTTCCTTCAAGAAAAGGGGAACTAAGTAAAATTGATTATGTTCAGGAATTTTATGGTGGGAAGAAGGATTTGACCAAGTTCAAGAGCGATGCAGAATCATTCATATGTGCAGTAATGCCTGGGAGTAGCTCTGTTCAGATTAGAGCCACACCTGGTACACGTCTAAGTTTCTAACAAACAAAAATTGTtcttccaaaaataaatatatgaaccAGGGTATTCTGCTTATAGTTGCCTGCAATGGTCCTGCGTTTTCTTGATGGATTGAacacttttttttcccttttgcaGGCGGGCTAATGTTTGTTAGAGATAGTAGTAATTTACAATATGTTACAAGCTCTTCCATGGTGCTATTCATCTACTCCCAAACCTTAAATGAAGCTCATATTAATGGAGTACAGTGTGGTTCCGTGCATTTCTCTGCCTTTCAAATCAGAAACTTCGCAAAATCACAGGTTTGGAACaccatttttttcttgataatcAAAGAATAAATCCCACAATGACCCATATTACCAATTTGGGAATCAAATGGTTGAAATAGTTGAGCAGAgatcaattttcttctcaatTTATGTTGTTTCCTCCAAGGAACTaatgtgtttaaaaaaaaaaaaaaaaaaaaattgaaatttgaatcaAGGGATAATCATGCTATAACGTAAAAGCCGAAACATGCAGCCTGAATGTATATATCATACGTGTAATCTACTTTTCAGGTGGACTATATACTGGGAAACAACCCCATGAAGATGCCATACATGGTGGGCTTTGGCAGCAAATACCCTATGCAACTACACCACAGAGGTTCATCCATCCCCTCAATCAAAGCTCACCCCGCAAAGGTGGGTTGCAACGACGGAATGTCAAATTATTTCTCTTCCAGCAAACCAAATCCAAACACTCATGTGGGTGCAATTGTTGGAGGTCCTGATTCGAATGATCACTTCAACGATGTGAGATCCGACTATTCTCACGCTGAACCTACAACTTACATGAATGCGGCTTTTGTGGGTTCAGTGGCTGCTTTGCTTGCTGAAAGCAAAGAAGAGTGTTTGCAATTGCCACAGATTAATAGAACTGCTGATATGGCTAACTCTGTGTAATATACCGAAAAGAAGAATAACTTAAATTAATAAAGCCACTTGAGAGCTCAAATAATGCAGAATCTGATCTTTGTGACTTGCACTGGTTGGTCTCATAATACAAAGACTAGAAGAAGCATAAATATCATTTACTCACTCaacaactataaatattatttccgTTCTAGAAAATATCAACACAGATAAGAGGCAGAAAATTGAGGTACGTACGGGTACCCCTAGCCAGCACCAAGCTCGGTCACCATACTAATGCTGGCCATAGAGTAGAATTTGTGATCactagtgcatgcatgtttggaCTCATcatcaagtttttctttaatttgaatttttttttttttaacttcaattCAAAGGTCTTATTAAAATTTCCCTAAATTTTCtgtttctaatataataaataaataaataaataaaacactttataattaatcattttcttaggtttcaacaaaaacaaataacaaaacttcCAGCTGCCACTAGAATCTAAAAATTAAGCAACTCTTACAAAATTTATAATCATGCAAACAACTTTTCAAATCAATTAAGCTACGTATAACGTACGTACGCATTTTCACAAGtccaaatataaaattaacatatatatatatatatctcaataattttttatccaAACAATTTCATATTTCCTACCCACTTTTACAAAAcctaatatagatatatatatatatatatatcagttttctttttttcaataacttataaaaaaatctcaaaattttataatttattcaaaCATACATGCATCGCGCAGTACGGCCTGCTTGGGCAAGCTGCCGAagttttcaattaaaataccatTTTACAATCTAGGGTTAATTGTTTTTAACTATAGAAGTTCATGTTTTCTACAACTTGGTAACTTAATTTTAGAGACACTATAGAGATAGATCAGAGATCAGTTTTCCCTTTCCTTTTCGGCCTTGTGTTGATAGGGTTAATGGTTGATCTCTAAGATTTTACAGAAAAGTTACGtgattttatttgaagtttATAGATTctgtgcatgcatgcacacacaccATGCACgcagtattattagatatatCCCATAAAGATCCCTCAACTGTAAAATTATGTGATAGTGGAAAGCCTTCCAAATTAAGTTTAAAACTGCATTAATAATCCCTTTGAAAATGTTCTTTTCCGTACTAGTTGGAAGATCAAATTAGCAGAATTGCCTGCACTTCCAAATAAATAAACGATTCAGCGTGAGTACCTTGATCCAAGACTAAcgatttaaaaaatgatttgaatgtTTGAATGTGAGGATTCATGAACATTAAGTAAGGGTCCATATATAATATAGCTTATCCTGTTTGAATAAAATAACACAATTTGCTGTTATTTTCCCCTAATGTTAGGGCAGTGCGGGCCAGTGGGTTAATGTCTGGTCTCATATAAAAACTCTCATAAAATCCAACTTGACATACATATATAACTGTACCgattaaagaaaattaatgattaGAGATGATGTTTTCCTAACCCTTATTTTAATGATTGTGGAAATTAAGTAGATCTACAGTAATGTTTGGTTAAGTCGGATCGTTCAACCCAACTTAATTTCTTGATATACCCTACATTCTTCACAAACGTACGACTTTGTCCCGTGCCTGAAAGGCCATTTTAGCCAAGTTGGACTctaaattacaaaacaagaacggatgagagaaaaaagaaggaaaaataaaattacagttTCAATCTGTGGCGAGAACTGCAACAGCTTGAGTATGTCTGCGTGCAGATGGCCCTTCGTGTCAGTGACCATCACTTACGGCTGTGGATCTCTCGAGGAACCAAGGTACAGGAAAGTTATCTAATAATTGATCCAGAAAGCAACCATCCATGGCCGGTTCCGGGGCCAGTTCGTCAAAATCCTCAAGGCTTGGAAATAGATCGCTATCAAATATCATATCAGGCATATTGAAAGTGCCATTATTTCCATTTTCTTGCACCATTTGCTCAGCCTCTTTCTTCAAGCTCGCACTTTGCACAAACTCATCCTCGATGGATGCCATCAAAGGTGTTGTTGGAGAAAGGACTTTGGAAGaacttggagaattgttttttcttttaggtGTTGGGAACTTGCTCCGAGTGCTGCCAGCAAGGGAGTTTCGGCGAGTTGGACGGGTGTGGTTGTGTTCTGAAGTGTAGGTTACAATGAAAACTCCCGGCTCCAAAGGGCTCCGTTCCACCTGTTTTCTTGCTGGACACCCTTTTGAACTGCTGCACCTGTAATAGCTCCTCGGATATGGGGATCCTTTGATGGGTTTCTGACCGTATTTCCGCCATGCCCACATATCTGAGCAAAGTCCCTCGGCTGCTGTCACATGTTCGACCACCCTTTTGTGCTGATTCTTCCTGCTGCAGTATACGGGGATTGAAAATTGTATCAGATTTTTGGAAAATCAATAAACTTTCAAATACATATATGAAATCTGGATTAAAGTcgcaaatatattatatatagatcacAGCAAAACTATTAGAATACCAAATCACCAACCTTCTTCTTGGTTCTTTTATACTGGGCTTCTTTTCTGGTTGTTTGATATCTTTTGGAACGGATACGGAGCTGGCAAGGATGGTTTGTGAGGAAACGGGTTGCAAGACAGGGTAGATCAAAGGCTTGTAAAGCTTATCCAGTTCGTCTAAAACCGTTGCGGTTTCACTGATTTCAGGAAAACTTAAAAGGTCATCTTCTACAGCACAAGGAGGAGCAAAACAAGATTTTGGGTTCCCAAAGATTGTAGGCTGGGCTTCATTTATGCACCCTCTTACTACAGCTTGCAAATCCCAGTCCTCCATGCGCCCAAAATCACTCATCAAGAACTTGGTGctgctgagagagagagagagagagagagagagagaaggagcagaagagagaagaaggagCTGACTTTAGATTGTCTAAGAACTGTAAATTAGAACCTTGTGAGGAAACTGAAGACTGGGTTCGGTTATATATTGAGGAAAGAGAGAAGGAGATACGACTTTCTAAAAGCTTCGTTTTGAACTACACGAATACCATTTCCCCGAGTTCCTAATAGATTGACTTTTGAAAAAAGTCAAAGGTTAGGACAAACAGTAACTATATTCGCATCAACGTCTACTCGCTttacatttggcccaaatcttCTCGATCGGTCGGTGATTTGAAGCAGCAATTCTAGAGTTGAAGTCAAGGAAACCGGGCGAGTTTAGATTTTTATGTTCTCTGGAATATCGGTTACGTTTAGCAGAGTCATGGATAATTTCTCCGCTCACACAATTTCGTGCGTCGGCCGCGTGGATACATACTGGCATACCGCTAATGGGTTTTGgtcaaaaatttattatttttctacgGAACTTGCATGTGATTAATTATTCTgcctcttttaaaaatatttataatgctAAGACACTGATTCATGAAGCATTATCGTATTAATGATACTAACTTTttaacttgtttttaatttaattgttttttgtttcataTGGCTCTTGCAAggtatgattatatatatatatatatatatatatatatatattatatatatatattatgataagATCTAAATATTATAGTACTGTTCATACATGAGTATATATCTATGATCTCTTTCCGATTTGCATGATCTGGACcataattttaagaaatttcaATCAATTAGCCTAGTTTATCCACTATTGAGCAATGCTACAAATAATCATGAAGTGTGTAAGTACCGtgcagtcattttaaaaaaaaaatagagtctattattaaaaaattaatttttttaatataaatttcgtatttattcattttttttaagtgattgtGTGATATTTATATTCTCACAACTattacaactatcatttctctttaaaatatgagtaatgctacaatTTTCATGTAAAGTAATAGTTCGATGAACTTTAAAGTGATTGATAGATAGATATGTACAAAGGTAGTAGTATCGCATTCAGCTCTACGTATATTGTGGGCCGGGTTATGCTAGTGACAGGATCCCACGTATTTTACATATATCTTACCCTTGATAATTTGATTGggacatgatattatatatatatatatatatatatagaaggccTAGCTAGGGTATATATCTTGATTGGTCCCTGATCTCCCTTGTGCACTCACTCGATTGCAAAGAGAAGGATATATAGCTTGAACCCCTAAATGGCAAACCCATTTTCTGATCGATTCCCATCAGGCTCATGCATGTCAACCCTAGCTTGCTCGCTCCCACTTTGATGAGAAAAACGAAGACATGCCCATTCTAACTTCATAACTTTGTTCACAAAATCAGGATTTTACGCAAAAGGAAACAACATGCACCGCCGTTCAAAGACAAGAAATTATATCCCAGTCAAACCACCATAAAAGTCAGTTTACTCTGCTTGCAAGTTGCcagctagtatatatatatatatactccttAATAACTGGGACTCATGAGAAGCCCCga
This Carya illinoinensis cultivar Pawnee chromosome 11, C.illinoinensisPawnee_v1, whole genome shotgun sequence DNA region includes the following protein-coding sequences:
- the LOC122280913 gene encoding endoglucanase-like; this translates as MEYGILRGLFLLCCVLATHSGLTTAEEGLCSSAFNYRDALGKAILFFEGQRSGNLPANQRVKWRGDSALSDGKAENVNLIGGYYDAGDNVKFVWPMAFTVSLLSWTAIEYEKEISSVNQLGHLRTAIRWGTNFLLKAHSSPTTLYTQVGDGNSDHKCWERPEDMDTSRTLYKITSKSPGTEAAAEASAALSAASIVFKGIDSHYSRRLLSRSRTLFEFADMYRGSYQASCPFYCSYSGYQDELLWAAAWLYKASGESRYLSYVSGNQGWSQAVSEFSWDNKFVGAQTLLAKEFYGGKKDLTKFKSDAESFICAVMPGSSSVQIRATPGGLMFVRDSSNLQYVTSSSMVLFIYSQTLNEAHINGVQCGSVHFSAFQIRNFAKSQVDYILGNNPMKMPYMVGFGSKYPMQLHHRGSSIPSIKAHPAKVGCNDGMSNYFSSSKPNPNTHVGAIVGGPDSNDHFNDVRSDYSHAEPTTYMNAAFVGSVAALLAESKEECLQLPQINRTADMANSV
- the LOC122280849 gene encoding probable WRKY transcription factor 29 isoform X2, yielding MSDFGRMEDWDLQAVVRGCINEAQPTIFGNPKSCFAPPCAVEDDLLSFPEISETATVLDELDKLYKPLIYPVLQPVSSQTILASSVSVPKDIKQPEKKPSIKEPRRRKNQHKRVVEHVTAAEGLCSDMWAWRKYGQKPIKGSPYPRSYYRCSSSKGCPARKQVERSPLEPGVFIVTYTSEHNHTRPTRRNSLAGSTRSKFPTPKRKNNSPSSSKVLSPTTPLMASIEDEFVQSASLKKEAEQMVQENGNNGTFNMPDMIFDSDLFPSLEDFDELAPEPAMDGCFLDQLLDNFPVPWFLERSTAVSDGH
- the LOC122280849 gene encoding probable WRKY transcription factor 29 isoform X1; its protein translation is MSDFGRMEDWDLQAVVRGCINEAQPTIFGNPKSCFAPPCAVEDDLLSFPEISETATVLDELDKLYKPLIYPVLQPVSSQTILASSVSVPKDIKQPEKKPSIKEPRRSRKNQHKRVVEHVTAAEGLCSDMWAWRKYGQKPIKGSPYPRSYYRCSSSKGCPARKQVERSPLEPGVFIVTYTSEHNHTRPTRRNSLAGSTRSKFPTPKRKNNSPSSSKVLSPTTPLMASIEDEFVQSASLKKEAEQMVQENGNNGTFNMPDMIFDSDLFPSLEDFDELAPEPAMDGCFLDQLLDNFPVPWFLERSTAVSDGH